The following are encoded in a window of Brachyhypopomus gauderio isolate BG-103 chromosome 18, BGAUD_0.2, whole genome shotgun sequence genomic DNA:
- the LOC143482317 gene encoding uncharacterized protein LOC143482317, with protein sequence MTGKQKKVSFQQRTDSRSNHHCCVPFCTASTRFNSYLSFHTFPKDSELQKQWVVKIRRDNFIVTSTSRVCSRHFIAADLLEPLTPAGRRRLRPGAFPVLFQWNNYTIPTPRPGVWERAERPPNTDLTEMQTDNEDDDPLPCHEHDYCVSNEPAALDLSLNENEELREEISRLRKQIEDLTVNSKFCLERFSASDDDIRFFTRFASHAHLMGFWNQIEPATHNIIRVTRARTVEKTDQVPHSASATVLQPIDEFFLFMNYLSLGLMQKDLAHRFRIHRSTVSRIINTWANFLYTVLGAVSIWLDVDTVKTHLPDVFQDYADTQIILDCTELRCQTPNSLLLQSEVFSNYKSHCTFKGLIGIAPHGAVTFVSSLYQGAISDKEILKQSGIVALLDPSMAIMVDKCFLVEDCVPCKVHIPTFLSKRAQLSRSEIRTSQSIARLRVHVDRVIRRVKEHEIFSTVIPLSITGSINQIFTVACLLVNYQNGPLVKAWANNG encoded by the exons atgacaggtaaacaaaaaaaagtatcgtttcaacaacgtacagacagcaggtccaaccaccactgctgtgtgccattctgcacagcatcgacacggtttaattcctacctgagcttccacacctttccaaaggactcagaactgcagaaacaatgggtggttaagatcaggagagataaTTTTATcgtcacgagtacttcccgagTGTGTTCGCGACATTTTATCGCTGCTGATCTGCTCGAACCTCTCACTCCtgctggacgacgacgactgcgacctggagcgtttcctgtgctatttcaatggaataactatactattccaactccacgacctggagtatgggaaagagcagagcgtccacccaacactgatctaacagagatgcagactgacaatgaggatgatgaccccttaccgtgtcatgaacatgactactgcgtcagtaatgagcctgctgcgcttgatctctccctcaatgaaaatgaagagctacgcgaggagatatcaaggctccgaaaacaaatcgaagacttaactgtcaacagcaagttctgtttggagcggttttctgcctctgatgacgacatacgattctttaccag atttgcaagccatgcccacctgatgggcttttggaatcaaatagagccagccacccacaacatcatacgggttacaagagcacggactgttgagaagactgatcaggtccctcactctgccagtgcaacg gttcttcaaccaattgatgagttttttctcttcatgaactacctgtcattgggactgatgcaaaaggatttggcccacagatttagaatacatcggtcaactgttagtcgtattattaacacctgggccaacttcctttatactgtattgggagctgtttctatttggttagacgtggacactgtgaaaactcacctcccagatgtgtttcaggactacgctgacactcaaataattttagattgcacagaactgagatgtcaaactccaaattcccttctcctccagagtgaagtgttttccaattataaatcacactgtacattcaaagggttgattgggatagcccctcatggcgcagtgacctttgtgtcttctctttatcaaggtgctatcagtgataaagagatcttaaagcagtctggcattgtggccctccttgacccatctatggccatcatggtggacaagtgtttccttgttgaagactgcgttccatgcaaagtccacatacccacgtttctgtcaaagagagctcaactgtctaggtcagagatcagaacgtcacagtccattgcaagactgagagtccatgttgaccgtgtgattcgcagagtcaaagaacatgaaatattcagcacagtgatccccctttcaatcacagggagcataaaccaaatttttactgttgcctgtcttttggtgaattatcaaaatggccccttggtaaaagcttgggcaaacaatggctaa